In Brevibacillus brevis, a genomic segment contains:
- a CDS encoding aspartate/glutamate racemase family protein: MKTIGLIGGMSWESSHVYYRLVNEAVRDRLGGLHSAKCILYSVDFAEIEELQHAGKWEEAGEHMAKAARSLEAAGADLIVLCTNTMHKLASSITSATALPFVHIADATAAKIKADGHQRVGLLATRFTMEQDFYTGRLREAHGLDVLIPDEQGRQAVHTIIYEELCRGIVREESKREYQEIIAALIREGAEAIILGCTEIGLLITQADCPVPVYDTTEIHAIAAVEAALQKQRQ, translated from the coding sequence ATGAAAACAATTGGCCTGATCGGCGGGATGAGCTGGGAATCCTCCCACGTCTATTACCGGTTAGTAAACGAGGCAGTCAGAGATCGTTTGGGCGGTCTGCATTCGGCGAAGTGCATCTTGTATTCCGTCGACTTCGCCGAGATCGAGGAGCTGCAGCATGCGGGGAAATGGGAGGAAGCGGGCGAGCATATGGCGAAAGCGGCGAGAAGTCTGGAAGCGGCGGGCGCCGACCTGATCGTGCTGTGCACCAACACGATGCACAAGCTGGCTTCTTCCATTACTTCGGCGACCGCCCTGCCCTTCGTGCACATCGCGGATGCGACAGCGGCGAAAATCAAGGCGGACGGTCATCAGCGAGTGGGGCTCTTGGCTACACGATTTACGATGGAGCAAGATTTTTACACAGGACGATTGCGAGAAGCGCACGGACTGGACGTGCTGATCCCGGATGAACAGGGGAGGCAGGCTGTTCATACGATCATCTACGAGGAGCTGTGCCGGGGCATCGTTCGCGAGGAATCGAAGCGGGAGTACCAGGAGATCATTGCCGCGCTGATCCGGGAGGGAGCAGAGGCGATCATCCTCGGCTGCACGGAAATCGGGCTGCTCATCACCCAAGCGGACTGTCCGGTGCCAGTGTACGATACGACCGAGATTCACGCCATCGCTGCGGTGGAAGCCGCCTTGCAAAAGCAGCGGCAATAG
- a CDS encoding methyl-accepting chemotaxis protein, translating to MQEMQTMTARNLAVLSSIQSHLAMIMFNTRGEVIWANQQFASAMGYEADEMVGLHHSRFCLPDYVSSKAYVNLWNGLREGKASQEKIVRVSKDGRRLTLEATYMPVMENGNVEAVVKIATDITKRETVFQQSTEELMAMVEEMTASTDHVLGASKLIVSHMTKLNTEAEAVTDQVKSIQSVTSIVKEIAAQSHLLGLNAAIEAARAGEHGRGFEVVANEVRKMASSSKESAEDISGQLTDIAKSVSLMMRSMEEINEQISKNSRAIEELKAAYNQIATTTKQLASSI from the coding sequence ATGCAAGAAATGCAAACCATGACGGCTCGAAATCTTGCGGTTTTATCGTCGATTCAAAGCCATTTGGCCATGATTATGTTCAACACCCGAGGAGAGGTTATTTGGGCGAATCAACAATTCGCTTCTGCCATGGGATATGAGGCAGATGAAATGGTCGGGCTTCATCATAGCAGGTTTTGCTTGCCTGATTATGTGTCGAGTAAAGCGTATGTGAACTTGTGGAACGGTTTGCGTGAGGGGAAAGCTTCTCAGGAAAAGATCGTGCGGGTTTCGAAGGATGGGCGAAGACTGACACTGGAAGCAACGTATATGCCTGTTATGGAGAATGGCAACGTGGAAGCGGTCGTCAAGATCGCGACGGATATCACGAAACGAGAAACGGTTTTTCAGCAAAGCACGGAAGAGTTGATGGCAATGGTTGAAGAGATGACTGCCAGCACCGATCATGTATTGGGAGCCTCGAAACTGATTGTAAGCCATATGACCAAGCTGAATACGGAAGCGGAAGCGGTAACGGATCAGGTAAAAAGTATCCAATCCGTGACAAGCATTGTCAAAGAAATTGCAGCACAATCCCATTTGCTAGGTTTGAATGCCGCTATCGAGGCTGCTCGAGCCGGTGAACATGGCCGCGGGTTCGAGGTTGTCGCGAATGAGGTGAGGAAGATGGCAAGCTCCAGCAAGGAATCAGCGGAAGACATTTCAGGTCAATTGACGGATATAGCAAAATCCGTCTCCTTGATGATGCGGAGCATGGAAGAAATCAACGAGCAAATCTCGAAAAATTCGAGAGCGATTGAAGAATTGAAAGCGGCCTATAATCAAATCGCGACGACTACCAAACAATTGGCATCCTCGATTTAA
- a CDS encoding TIGR01777 family oxidoreductase: MGKKIVLAGGSGFLGKALAEHLANMGFEVVILTRSASRSGPSIRYVQWDGATLGDWAQEIDGSYALVNFTGKSVNCMYTQKNREEIVRSRLDSVRVLTDAVLASEHPPQAFIQAGSLAIFGDTEQECDEQAPHGTGFSVRVCQLWEEAFFARELPQTRKVMLRIGFALGKNGGALEPLAKLASMGLGGTVGSGRQYISWLHIDDLNEMFLFTIENEKISGVLNATGPRPVTNREFMATLRSVLNKGWAPPTPAPFVWLGAYLVMRTDPGLALTGRNCVPAKLLESGFSFAHTDLETALRDLLAPAKE, from the coding sequence GTGGGCAAAAAAATCGTACTGGCCGGCGGCTCCGGCTTCCTCGGAAAGGCCTTGGCCGAGCATCTGGCAAACATGGGCTTTGAAGTGGTGATCTTGACACGCAGCGCTTCCCGGAGCGGTCCATCCATTCGCTACGTGCAGTGGGACGGGGCCACGCTCGGCGATTGGGCGCAAGAGATCGACGGGAGCTACGCCCTCGTCAACTTTACCGGAAAAAGCGTAAACTGCATGTATACGCAAAAAAACAGGGAAGAGATCGTTCGCTCCCGGTTGGACTCTGTTCGTGTCCTGACCGATGCCGTGCTGGCCTCCGAGCATCCTCCCCAAGCCTTTATTCAGGCGGGTTCGCTCGCCATTTTTGGGGATACCGAGCAGGAGTGCGACGAACAGGCTCCGCACGGCACAGGATTTTCGGTTCGTGTCTGCCAGCTGTGGGAGGAGGCCTTTTTTGCGCGGGAGCTGCCTCAGACGAGGAAAGTCATGCTGCGCATCGGCTTCGCCTTGGGGAAAAACGGCGGCGCACTCGAGCCGCTCGCCAAGCTCGCGTCCATGGGCTTGGGAGGAACTGTCGGGAGTGGCAGACAGTACATCAGCTGGCTGCATATCGACGACTTGAACGAGATGTTTCTGTTCACAATCGAGAATGAAAAGATTAGCGGCGTCCTGAACGCCACAGGGCCGCGGCCGGTGACCAACCGCGAGTTCATGGCAACCCTGCGCAGCGTGCTGAACAAGGGCTGGGCCCCGCCTACGCCCGCTCCTTTCGTCTGGCTGGGCGCCTATCTCGTCATGCGGACAGATCCTGGCCTCGCACTTACGGGACGCAACTGTGTCCCCGCGAAGCTGCTCGAAAGCGGATTTTCCTTTGCCCATACGGATTTGGAAACGGCGCTGCGCGATTTGCTCGCGCCCGCTAAAGAATAG
- a CDS encoding YvbH-like oligomerization domain-containing protein, which translates to MANLQSDVAAQFQSLNQYAFDWLQNAREKYVVKGLRQSLREVHPQLNKRLKEPLPQANAYRVAEGLFFISFE; encoded by the coding sequence GTGGCAAACCTGCAGTCCGACGTGGCGGCGCAATTCCAGTCGTTGAATCAGTACGCTTTCGACTGGCTGCAAAACGCCCGTGAAAAATACGTCGTGAAAGGTCTTCGGCAAAGTCTTCGAGAAGTACATCCACAACTGAACAAACGGCTGAAAGAGCCCCTTCCGCAAGCAAACGCATATAGGGTTGCGGAGGGGCTCTTTTTTATTTCTTTTGAATGA
- a CDS encoding DNA/RNA non-specific endonuclease, whose amino-acid sequence MMGYDPFFLSEKHPIPLPTLQGRISQEALDNGHVFDFTHFSIVMNRRTRFAVFSAACVDVSRAVDIPRNNSAWHFDERIGVENQVGPEYYADNDYDRGHLTRRRDICWGDRREAQDANYDSFCYANIALQHHEFNTGVWNCLEDWVLQKWNTAPRLIILTGPIHKDDDEEYCGVHGEAGCGVRVPFGFWKTALYLDKQDQVASVSFLIRQSPERSRDQCEYRRLVTYQVPLETIAKETGLQFDAGLYARNPLSTQLRLVAAGTEAAALPIRLPVYSPEDIRWT is encoded by the coding sequence ATGATGGGCTACGATCCTTTTTTTCTCAGTGAAAAGCATCCCATCCCGCTGCCAACGCTGCAGGGGCGCATCAGTCAGGAAGCACTGGACAACGGGCACGTATTCGACTTCACGCATTTTTCCATCGTCATGAATCGCCGCACCCGCTTCGCCGTTTTTTCCGCAGCCTGTGTGGACGTCAGTCGGGCTGTCGATATCCCGCGCAACAACTCGGCGTGGCATTTCGACGAACGGATCGGCGTGGAGAACCAGGTCGGACCTGAATATTACGCAGACAACGATTACGACCGAGGCCATCTCACCCGCAGAAGAGACATTTGCTGGGGAGATCGGCGGGAAGCCCAAGATGCCAATTACGACTCGTTTTGCTACGCCAATATCGCCCTGCAGCACCACGAGTTCAACACGGGAGTCTGGAACTGCCTGGAGGATTGGGTCTTGCAAAAGTGGAACACAGCACCGCGGCTGATCATCCTCACCGGTCCGATCCACAAGGACGACGATGAGGAATACTGCGGGGTGCATGGCGAAGCCGGCTGCGGGGTCCGGGTGCCATTCGGCTTTTGGAAAACTGCCTTGTATCTCGACAAACAGGATCAGGTCGCGTCCGTCTCGTTCCTCATCCGGCAAAGCCCCGAGCGATCCAGAGACCAATGCGAGTACAGGCGGCTGGTGACCTACCAGGTGCCGCTCGAGACGATCGCCAAAGAGACCGGGCTGCAATTCGACGCGGGACTGTATGCGCGAAATCCGCTGTCCACGCAGCTGCGCCTCGTTGCAGCTGGCACCGAAGCAGCAGCCTTGCCGATCCGGCTCCCTGTCTACTCGCCGGAAGACATCAGGTGGACATAG
- a CDS encoding GNAT family N-acetyltransferase yields MQSLLRWGTERGAKHSCLQVMQDNAPALRLYEKLGYKEVYSYWYRIRPMST; encoded by the coding sequence GTGCAAAGTCTTTTGCGGTGGGGGACGGAGCGCGGTGCCAAGCATTCCTGTTTGCAAGTCATGCAGGACAACGCACCTGCGCTCCGACTGTATGAAAAACTGGGGTACAAGGAAGTTTATTCGTACTGGTACCGGATCCGGCCTATGTCCACCTGA
- a CDS encoding nitroreductase, whose amino-acid sequence MTIQEALKNRRAVRNYLPREVETEKIKALLDCAVLAPNDRLRQPWHFYVIRGEAKARYEEIAREFLAERFPTKPHLVQESLAVLEKTPLVIVATADIIPGDEASSEDNEYAVCCAIHSMWLAAGELGLGMVWRTRGIGLVRDERLLQFLGSPENQKVVGTLFIGYPEADVPPTARASADSKTTWL is encoded by the coding sequence ATGACGATACAGGAAGCACTGAAAAATAGAAGAGCGGTACGCAATTACCTTCCGCGTGAGGTCGAGACGGAAAAGATCAAGGCACTGCTCGATTGTGCTGTACTCGCACCGAATGACCGGCTGCGTCAGCCTTGGCATTTTTACGTCATCCGGGGAGAAGCAAAGGCGCGCTACGAAGAGATCGCCCGGGAGTTTTTAGCGGAGCGCTTTCCCACCAAGCCCCATCTGGTTCAGGAATCGCTGGCCGTCCTGGAAAAGACGCCGCTCGTCATCGTAGCGACGGCCGACATCATCCCGGGGGACGAAGCGTCGTCGGAAGATAACGAATATGCGGTATGCTGCGCCATTCACTCAATGTGGCTGGCTGCGGGCGAGCTGGGCCTGGGCATGGTATGGCGCACACGGGGGATCGGCCTGGTGCGGGACGAACGGCTGCTGCAGTTCCTCGGTTCGCCGGAGAACCAAAAAGTGGTCGGTACCTTGTTCATCGGCTATCCGGAGGCGGATGTCCCGCCGACAGCACGGGCTTCCGCAGACAGCAAGACCACCTGGCTGTAA
- a CDS encoding DUF4179 domain-containing protein yields MNESQMDKELRQFAKNAIVDVPARFSAGIDHVLDSLPPQPMRKNRSTRKNYWLMPVACLFLGVFLLIGTGFVSPTMAHMLRNLPFVGSIIGFIGDSGIREANQQGLATRLEQMATDQGITVALKEAYYDRLNLSVGFTVTFPPNETRYPHIEKVSYSLGGQTITRTFTEEQAKNSYLLHWRHAEGNTYYGTFQPFFTEPLPEELPLKLKLEKMGGVEGEWQFDIPLSRKPADEFTKVTEPKVSGQSGDYTISVKQVIRAPSATRIVFGVQAEKDSLSLTEDDKVNQIMMLSNDIRVFDSKGVPLSSITDEKGNRGGGIIGVTQFSKDFHPISPESRSITIVVDRQLRFEIPLD; encoded by the coding sequence ATGAATGAATCGCAGATGGATAAAGAGCTCCGCCAATTTGCCAAGAATGCGATTGTGGATGTTCCGGCTCGATTTTCCGCCGGAATCGATCACGTGTTGGACTCGCTACCCCCTCAGCCAATGCGAAAGAATCGATCCACGCGAAAAAATTACTGGCTGATGCCAGTCGCTTGTCTCTTTTTGGGAGTGTTCCTGTTGATCGGCACGGGCTTTGTTTCGCCGACCATGGCCCACATGCTGAGGAATTTGCCTTTTGTGGGCTCGATTATCGGATTTATCGGGGATTCGGGGATCAGGGAAGCGAATCAGCAAGGGCTGGCTACAAGACTGGAGCAAATGGCGACGGACCAAGGAATAACGGTAGCCCTCAAGGAAGCGTATTACGATCGCCTCAACCTCTCCGTCGGCTTTACCGTTACGTTCCCGCCGAACGAAACAAGGTACCCGCATATCGAAAAAGTAAGTTACAGCCTGGGGGGGCAGACGATCACCAGGACCTTTACGGAAGAACAGGCCAAGAACAGCTACTTGCTGCATTGGCGCCACGCAGAAGGAAACACGTACTACGGAACCTTCCAGCCGTTTTTTACGGAACCATTGCCGGAAGAACTTCCGCTGAAATTGAAGCTGGAGAAAATGGGAGGCGTAGAGGGGGAATGGCAGTTTGACATTCCGCTTTCCCGAAAGCCTGCAGACGAGTTTACGAAGGTGACAGAGCCAAAGGTCTCGGGTCAATCCGGAGACTACACGATCTCGGTCAAACAAGTGATCCGAGCCCCTAGTGCTACGAGAATCGTTTTTGGGGTACAGGCGGAAAAGGACTCCTTATCGTTGACCGAGGACGACAAGGTGAACCAGATCATGATGCTTTCAAATGACATTCGCGTCTTTGATTCAAAAGGCGTTCCGCTCTCCAGCATTACGGACGAAAAGGGAAACAGAGGAGGGGGCATCATCGGCGTTACCCAGTTCTCGAAGGACTTTCACCCCATCTCGCCTGAATCTCGCTCGATCACGATCGTAGTGGACCGGCAATTGCGCTTCGAAATCCCCCTCGACTGA
- a CDS encoding sigma-70 family RNA polymerase sigma factor, which produces MRESSNPCDEELACGGDVEAFARLVKTHKQSMYRVARSILRSENECLDAAQEAIWKAYHSLSSLREPRLFKSWLMRILVNECHRLARKTSKLVLLDDWQEQVSPYRFEENVELQEAVQCLEEELRLCIVLYYLEDMAIKEMAIVLGLPEGTIKSRLSRARKKLAAYFAPESAERRTGHE; this is translated from the coding sequence ATGAGAGAATCAAGCAATCCATGCGACGAAGAGCTTGCCTGCGGCGGAGATGTGGAAGCTTTTGCGAGGCTGGTCAAGACACACAAGCAGAGCATGTACCGGGTCGCCCGTTCTATTTTGCGGTCCGAAAACGAATGCCTGGATGCTGCACAGGAAGCCATCTGGAAAGCGTACCACTCCCTGTCTTCCTTGCGTGAGCCTCGGCTGTTCAAGTCGTGGCTGATGCGAATCCTCGTCAACGAATGCCACCGTCTGGCCCGCAAAACAAGCAAGCTGGTACTGTTGGACGATTGGCAGGAGCAAGTGTCGCCGTACCGCTTCGAAGAGAATGTCGAACTGCAAGAAGCCGTTCAGTGTTTGGAGGAAGAACTGAGACTCTGCATCGTTCTTTACTATTTGGAAGATATGGCGATTAAAGAGATGGCAATCGTACTCGGTTTACCGGAAGGGACGATCAAATCAAGGTTGAGCCGGGCGAGGAAAAAGTTGGCCGCCTATTTCGCCCCGGAGTCTGCAGAACGGAGGACAGGTCATGAATGA
- a CDS encoding LysR family transcriptional regulator, translated as MNLRDFEVFKTIVESGSFSKASERLYIAQPSLSKTIQRMEKSLGVTLFERSNRINRLTEEGRIVYEKAIAVLQQMKELQYQLQDSNEHVQGHVKVGLPQIIGTFFFPKVAKALSKKHPGVSLEIVEEGGLGVERLVEKGEVDVAFVVIPARSKELEERLIFEAPFVACLPSEHFLKDERQIALAQLAQEDWILFDPTFALRQVVLESCRRERFVPNIAYSTTQWDLLLALVREGLGVAIVPRPLIEMGGQGLIVKEIGSQYIPWKIGVVVKKNAYQAQALLAFLKMVTDVYE; from the coding sequence ATGAATCTACGAGACTTCGAAGTTTTTAAAACGATCGTGGAAAGTGGAAGCTTTTCGAAGGCAAGCGAGCGGCTTTATATCGCGCAGCCGTCCTTGTCAAAAACGATTCAAAGGATGGAGAAATCGCTTGGCGTCACTCTTTTTGAGCGCTCGAACCGAATTAATCGTTTGACCGAAGAAGGTCGGATTGTCTATGAGAAGGCGATCGCCGTGCTCCAGCAGATGAAAGAGCTGCAATACCAGCTGCAAGACAGCAACGAACACGTGCAAGGACACGTAAAAGTCGGGCTGCCACAAATCATAGGGACCTTTTTCTTTCCGAAAGTGGCGAAAGCTTTATCCAAGAAGCACCCGGGGGTCTCGCTGGAAATCGTCGAGGAAGGGGGACTTGGAGTAGAGCGGCTGGTGGAAAAGGGGGAAGTCGATGTCGCTTTTGTCGTGATTCCCGCGAGAAGCAAGGAGCTGGAAGAACGGCTGATCTTTGAAGCGCCGTTTGTCGCCTGCTTGCCGAGCGAGCACTTTCTGAAAGACGAACGTCAGATTGCGCTGGCGCAGCTTGCACAGGAGGACTGGATCCTGTTCGATCCCACGTTTGCCTTGCGTCAAGTGGTCCTTGAAAGCTGCCGCAGGGAGCGGTTCGTACCGAATATCGCCTATAGCACGACCCAGTGGGATCTGCTGCTGGCGTTGGTTCGCGAAGGGCTGGGAGTGGCGATTGTTCCCCGTCCGCTGATCGAAATGGGAGGACAGGGTCTCATCGTAAAAGAGATCGGCAGTCAGTACATCCCCTGGAAAATCGGTGTCGTCGTGAAGAAAAACGCTTATCAGGCGCAAGCGTTGCTGGCTTTTTTGAAGATGGTGACGGATGTGTACGAATGA
- a CDS encoding carbon-nitrogen hydrolase family protein, which yields MTTCKVAVVQAGSIVMNKAKCIDKAVKLIQEAGEQGANLIVFPEAFIPAYPRGMSFGAVVGNRSDSGRNDFLRYAKNAIPIPGPETDQLGEAVKKAGAYAVIGVIERDRETSGGTLYCTALFFGPDGSLLGKHRKLKPTGSERLIWGEGDGSTLPVFETPYGKIGSLICWENYMPLARAALYEKGVQIYIAPTADSRDTWFASMRHIAVEGRCFVLSCNQYCTKEMYEEDLLETEEMRNMPDEITRGGSCIVNPLGQFLVEPVFGKEEILYATLDLDDITRGHFDFDVVGHYSRKDVFQLTVNAEKRYS from the coding sequence ATGACAACATGCAAGGTGGCAGTCGTTCAGGCAGGCTCCATTGTTATGAATAAAGCGAAATGTATCGACAAGGCCGTCAAGCTGATCCAAGAGGCCGGGGAACAAGGGGCTAACCTGATCGTTTTTCCCGAGGCGTTCATACCGGCATATCCACGCGGGATGAGCTTTGGCGCTGTAGTGGGAAACCGATCGGACAGCGGGCGCAATGATTTTTTACGTTACGCCAAAAATGCCATCCCTATACCCGGACCGGAGACAGACCAGCTCGGGGAAGCCGTAAAAAAAGCAGGTGCCTACGCAGTCATCGGCGTCATTGAGCGCGACCGGGAAACGAGCGGGGGCACTCTCTATTGCACTGCGTTGTTCTTCGGCCCCGATGGCAGCCTGTTGGGAAAACACCGAAAACTCAAACCGACAGGCAGCGAACGTCTCATTTGGGGGGAAGGGGACGGCAGCACCCTCCCTGTTTTTGAAACGCCCTATGGCAAAATCGGTTCATTGATTTGCTGGGAAAACTACATGCCTCTGGCCCGCGCTGCCCTGTACGAAAAAGGGGTCCAGATCTATATTGCGCCTACCGCCGATTCGCGGGACACCTGGTTTGCTTCCATGCGTCATATTGCCGTAGAGGGCCGTTGCTTTGTTTTGTCCTGCAATCAGTATTGCACGAAGGAGATGTATGAAGAGGATTTGCTGGAAACAGAGGAAATGCGAAACATGCCTGACGAAATCACGCGCGGAGGAAGCTGCATCGTCAATCCGCTGGGGCAGTTTTTGGTGGAGCCCGTTTTCGGAAAAGAAGAGATTCTGTATGCGACGTTGGATTTGGACGACATCACCCGTGGTCATTTTGATTTCGATGTCGTCGGCCATTACAGTCGAAAAGATGTGTTTCAACTCACCGTGAACGCAGAAAAGCGATATAGCTAA
- a CDS encoding amidoligase family protein has translation MKPLLMDWKDLRFGIEIEFVGGKPESVELLPGWTMAFDERQMDDTGEESGGELQTPPIQWKDRAQIREMLRRLLATGARANWNCGLHVHVGLEFWGEEAIPDFIEAALLHQDSVKYLLQTSEDRLVYCPPVTPEMRDRFISAPGEAALLRRGRPQSHRCGINLAAWFDHKTVEIRYANGTLHYDEVMTTIEFCLRFVAAIGTKRTLSNNPGQLAMEIGAPLTGYPPPIPAPRWYRERLWLENMLVPILTPFANSLVPDSEILQILPRPDGLLVAIEDTDGKVVRYLFQLSANGWRVVGKHPDSCSTQI, from the coding sequence ATGAAGCCTTTACTAATGGATTGGAAAGACCTTCGTTTTGGAATCGAGATAGAATTTGTTGGTGGTAAACCCGAGAGTGTGGAGCTATTGCCCGGCTGGACGATGGCTTTCGATGAACGGCAAATGGATGATACCGGGGAAGAATCCGGCGGCGAGCTGCAAACTCCCCCCATTCAGTGGAAGGATCGGGCACAAATCCGCGAAATGTTGCGAAGGCTCCTTGCAACAGGGGCCAGGGCAAACTGGAATTGCGGACTTCATGTCCACGTTGGGTTGGAGTTTTGGGGAGAAGAGGCGATTCCCGATTTTATCGAGGCTGCCTTGCTGCATCAAGATTCCGTGAAATACTTGTTGCAAACGAGTGAGGATCGGCTGGTATACTGCCCCCCTGTCACACCGGAGATGCGGGATCGATTTATTTCGGCCCCAGGGGAAGCAGCTCTTCTGCGCAGAGGGCGTCCCCAGTCCCATCGCTGCGGCATCAATCTTGCCGCGTGGTTTGACCACAAAACAGTGGAAATTCGTTATGCAAACGGCACGTTGCACTACGATGAAGTGATGACTACCATTGAATTTTGCCTTCGTTTCGTTGCAGCCATCGGCACCAAACGCACACTCTCAAACAATCCCGGCCAGCTGGCAATGGAAATCGGGGCACCTCTCACCGGATATCCTCCGCCCATTCCCGCCCCGCGTTGGTACCGCGAGAGACTGTGGCTGGAAAATATGCTGGTCCCGATCTTGACCCCTTTCGCCAACAGCCTTGTCCCAGATAGCGAAATCCTCCAGATATTGCCCAGGCCTGACGGTTTATTGGTTGCGATTGAAGATACCGATGGCAAGGTGGTCAGATACCTTTTCCAGTTATCCGCAAATGGTTGGAGAGTTGTTGGCAAGCATCCGGATTCATGCAGCACGCAGATCTGA
- a CDS encoding DUF5360 family protein, producing the protein MGVLRVFFLMTDIGFIVYWLVTLLHLIPAPYLFKDYENPILSAWNWSFLPLDILISLTGLFSLYLYGKQNGAWKQMALISLILTFCSGLQAIAFWAIRLDFDLSWWLPNLYLLLYPLFFIPRLLAK; encoded by the coding sequence TTGGGAGTACTTCGCGTGTTTTTCTTGATGACCGATATCGGGTTCATCGTGTACTGGCTGGTGACCTTGCTGCATCTCATACCGGCACCGTATTTGTTCAAAGACTACGAAAACCCGATTCTCAGCGCTTGGAACTGGTCCTTCCTGCCGCTTGACATCTTGATCTCGCTCACTGGCTTGTTCAGTTTGTATTTGTACGGAAAGCAGAACGGGGCGTGGAAACAGATGGCGCTCATTTCTCTGATCCTCACCTTCTGCTCCGGCCTTCAGGCGATTGCTTTCTGGGCGATCCGACTGGATTTTGACCTTTCCTGGTGGCTACCGAATCTGTATCTCCTGCTTTATCCGCTTTTCTTCATTCCCCGGTTGCTTGCC